The genomic stretch GTCAGGCGATCGAAAAAAAGAATCGTTGAAACAAGTTCAAGAAAACGGGAGCTCTGGCTATTAATTTCACTGATACACTGACGAAGCTCAGGCAATTCAAAATCGTAATGACCTAGAAATTCGTCGCCTTCTTCCGTTACTACATACTTATATTGGTAATAGTTTCCTTTACTTTCTTTCACTTCTGTGACAAGACCAAGATTACAAAGCTCCTCTACTCTTAGTGTTAACTCTTCTGAGTAAGGACCATAGAAATGAAACTGATATTTCTCGTTAAATGGAAACTGTAACTTTTTGCAAATGTAAATGATCTTTTGTAGTTTCTTACGTCCAATGACCTCTCCGGCTTCTTTCAACACAGCTATCACTTTCGCGTGATCTTCTAGCAACCTGCACCCCTCCCATGTACTTTTTACAGGTTGTCCAAAAAGCAATCTTACTTTATCAAATGATGTTCAAAAGCTTTGCAGGCGGTCCACGCCACTTCTTTTGAACACACACCAGCATCACCTGTAGCGGAAGCGCACTTCATGCCAGGACTGCCTTTCTTTTTGAACAGCTAATCGATTTGAAGCAATGACTTAATACGACGAGTAGCATCAGTATTTCCTTCAAGAATAAAGTCTGCAGGGAAATACAGTTTATGATCGGTTCTTTTTTTACCTGAAATGGCTTCCACCACATCAGATTCACGCGAAAGCTCACGTAAATCTCCACCAGGTTTTATTAGATGTATCGGTAACCGTTCTTCTTCTTCACCGGGCCGATAGAAATCATACGGCAAATCGGAAGATGAATCAACCACTAAATAATAATCTGGGTCAATCCCAGCTTCGTGAAAGGAATCATGTAACTCTCGCCACGCATTCATCTGTTGCATCGGGTTAAATTCGATGTATTTAAATAGCCTGCGATTCATAAATCGTTCGCATAGATCGCTCAGGATATGGTCATTCTCCTCCTGCCAGATCTGGAAATAAAACATCACAACAGAATCATCCAACTTCAAAAAATCTTCAAGACTAATATCTTCTTTAAAAAGAGAATAGAAGTGAATCGGATCATGTTGAAAGTGATAGCCCTGCTCAAATAACGCCTTTGCGCGGTGAAGAATTTTACTTAAAATCACCTCTGCACTTCGCGTCACAGGATGAAAATAAATTTGCCAGTACATTTGATAGCGACTCATAATATAGTCTTCTACAGCGTGCATACCACTTTGCTTTATGACGATTTGATCGTCACCCGGGCGCATCACGCGTAGAATACGCTCAATATCAAATTGACCATAGCTAACCCCTGTAAAATAAGCATCGCGAAGAAGATAGTCCATCCGATCTGCATCGATTTGGCTTGAAATTAAGCTAACCACAAGTTTATTATCATGCGTTTTGGCAATTACATCCGCTACTTGAAGTGGGAAATCATCGCTCACCCTTCGAAGTACCTTGTTAATCTCAGTGTCACCTAGAATGACCATCCGCGTGAAATCTTCATGATCAAGGTTAAATACTTTTTCAAAGGAGTGTGAAAACGGCCCGTGCCCTACGTCATGCAATAGCGCTGCGCACATGCTTAACAGCCTATTCTTTTCATCCCATCCCTCATACTGAGAGAAAATCTCGTTAATTCGCCTCACAATCTCATAAACACCGAGTGAGTGACTGAAGCGACTATGTTCTGCTCCGTGAAAAGTAAGATACGTTGTTCCGAGCTGGCGAACTCTCCGCAAACGCTGGAATTCTTTTGTGCCTATCAAGTCCCAGATTAAACGGTATCGAACATGGATGTAGCGATGGACAGGGTCTTTAAATACTTTTTCTTCGTTTAATCGTTCGAGCATTCCGCGGCAGGCTCCTTCCGTCAAATTCATCCCTTCATTATATACCACCCCATAACAAATGAAAACCTTCTCCCGAGTCGTGATGGGAGAAGGCTCATGTTGTTTGGGTAGATAAAAAGAATGGAATCGAATAACGCTGATCGTCAAATCATTCTGCATATAGAGAGGGGGACGTGCCCCTCTTAACCCATGTTATAGAACAGTTTCAACTTTTTTGCCTTCACGTTTTTCTTCTGATTTTGCGATATACATCGCACAAGCCGCGTCACCTGTAATGTTAACAGCTGTACGCGTCATATCAAGAAGACGGTCAACGGCAAGGATTAAGCCAATCGGTTCGACAGGTAAACCTACTTGCTTTAGAACCATTGCGAGCATAATGAGTCCTACTCCTGGTACACCTGCAGTACCGATACTAGCTAGGGTCGCCGTTACGACAACGATAATAAGCTGTGTAAAGGTTAAATCAACACCGGTAATTTGAGCAATAAAAATCGTTGCCACACCTTGCATAATCGCCGTTCCATCCATATTGATTGTTGCTCCAAGTGGTTGGACAAAACTACTAATTTGCTTTGGTACTTTCAGGTTTTCCTGAGCAGTTTTCATTGAAACTGGAAGCGTACCACTACTAGAAGATGTACTAAAAGCAACTGCCATCGCTGGCGCAAAAGCTTTATAGAATTTAATAGGATTTTCTTTACATAAGAAGTAGATCGCACTACCATATGTGAAGAGAAAATGAATAAGTAACGCTCCTAATACAACAAGGAAATACATTCCCATTGATTGTAGCGCTTCTTTCCCCTGGCCACCTACGGCTGAAGCGATTAGTGCAAAAGCACCGTATGGCGCTGTTTCCATAATGATTTTAACAAGATACATCATAACGTCGTTACCTTGTTCAAACAAATCACGGAGTGCCTTAGTGCGTTCGCCAAGAATTGCAAGAGCAAAACCTACGAAAATAGCAAATGCGATAATTTGAAGCATGTTTCCTTCAACCATCGCTTGAATTGGATTGGTTGGAATAATATTAATGATCGTATCTAACACAGGAGGTGCTTCTTCAGCTTTGAAGTCTGAATTTCCTGAGAAGGATCCTTCAACCCCTGGTTTAATCAAGTAAGCAAGTGCCATCGCAATCGAGATGGCAATCGTTGTTGTAACAAGGAAAAACGCAACTGTTTTTCCACCCATTCGTCCTAGCTTCTTCGGATCGCTTATTCCGGCTGTTCCTACTACGATGGAGAAGAATACGATTGGTACAACGAGCATCTTAATTAAGTTCAGAAAGATTTGCCCAACAGGACCAAATAAATATTGATCGACAGGTCCAAAGGCATCTGGTGCAAATAAATTAAAGATCACACCAACAAGAATACCTAGAACAAGACCTGCAATAATTTTAACTGTTAGCTTCATAAACATGTCCCCTTTCGTCTCATCGACTTCGATACCATCATCGTGTGCATAATACGGACCGCACAATGCTGGCTAATTTCTGCTTTATGTAGATTTTTCTTATGATCTTAGTCATACATGAAAGCTCTTACATAGATTACCATTTCTTTTCTATCTATACCCGCTCGCTCGCTAACTTGAAACTACCGTAATTATCATTATATCATTTTAGACAATTCTCGCAATTTCCTTTTTTTCGCAAGCGCTCATTTTTCTTTAGAAATCGAAGTTTTATAGGGAAATAAGGGGTGAAATTGGGTAAAAAGGATCAGCGATTTTGTCATCACCCGGGAAATACTGTCGGATGATGTCTTAAAACTCCTTTCGTCTGCTATAATAGGAACGATTAGTACGTGAAAAAGGGGTAAGAAAATGGGAAATAACGATTCAATTCTTTATCAGCCAAAATGGCGGATTATTGATCAATCAACCCTTGGGCCGTCGTTTGATGCCCTCCAATCGTTCGCAATGGATGATACGCTTTGCAGTTCTGCTGGAAGCGGCGAATCGCCACCAATTTTGCGCTCATGGGTTCATCACAATACGATTGTCCTTGGCATACAAGATACGCGCCTTCCTTATTTTGAAGAGGCCGTTCACTATTTAAAATCTCAAGGGTATCGAGTAATCGTAAGAAACTCCGGTGGTCTTGCCGTTGTCCTTGATGCAGGCGTCTTAAATCTCTCACTCGTTTTAGCTGAGAAGCAACAACAAATTGATATCGATACAGGGTACGGAGCAATGGTCGATTTTGTACAGGAAATGCTAGCACCGTATAATGTCACAATTGAAGACCGTGAAATTGTCGGTAGTTACTGTCCTGGTCGCTATGATTTAAGCATTAATGGAAAGAAATTCGCCGGCATTTCTCAGCGCCGACTTCGTGGAGGAGTTGCGGTACAAGTCTATTTATGCGTCGATGGAAGTGGAGCAGAGCGAGCCTCTGTGATTCAGGAGTTTTATAAACGAGGTGTGAACGGAGAAGCAACGAAATTCACTTATCCTGAAATTGTTCCAGAAACAATGGCTTCGTTAACTGAATTAATCGGAGAAGAATTAACCGTTTCAGATATGATGATGAAAACGCTGAAAACGCTAAAGACGTATGCCGGATCAATGACAACAGCACACCTTTCAATTTCTGAGCTTTCTCTTTATGATTACAATTACCAGCGCGTCTTCACGCGTAATGAAAAAGCCCTCGGTTAAAAAAAACTCCCCTGAAGGAATTCCTTCAGGGGAGTTTCATATCTTATAGGCTTTGCATTGCAGTAATCAATGCCAGCTTGTACACGTCTTCCTCACTACATCCGCGGGAAAGATCGTTAACTGGTTTGTTTAATCCTTGAAGGACTGGACCAACGGCTTCATAGCCACCAAGGCGCTGAACCATTTTGTAGCCAATGTTTCCTGCTTCAAGACTAGGGAATACAAATACATTCGCTTTCCCTTTAAGTGGCGATTCAGGTGCTTTCTTTTGAGCAACCTCTGGAACGAAGGCAGCATCAAATTGGAATTCACCATCAATGATAAGTTCAGGTGCCATTTCTTTCGCAAGACGCGTTGCTTCTTCGACCTTCTCTGTTTCAGGAGATTTTGCAGATCCTTTTGTCGAGAAACTTAACATCGCTACTTTTGGCTCAATGCCAAACATCTTCGCTGTTTCCGCACTGCTTACACCGATTTCAGCCAAATCATTGCTATCTGGAGAGATGTTAATCGCACAGTCAGCAAAAACGTACTTCTCATCACCTTTTACCATAACGAATGCGCCAGATGTTTTCTTCACGCCTTCTTTCGTTTTGATAATTTGAAGTGCCGGACGAACCGTATCACCAGTCGAGTGAGCAGCACCACTGACAAGGCCGTCTGCTTTACCTGTGTGAACGAGCATTGTCCCAAAGTAGTTCACATTAAGAAGAATTTCCTGCGCCTGTTCCGCAGTTGCTTTGCCTTTACGACGCTCAACAAATGATTCAACAAGAGCATCCATTTCAGAATAAGTTGCTGGATCCATCACAGTTAGATCACTGTGTAATGTAAGATTTAGGCTTGTTGCTTTGTCTTGAATAGCATTTTCTCCACCAATAACGATTGGCTTTAGGATGCCATCCTCTGCAAGACGGTTAGCTGCTACTAATACGCGCTCATCTGTTCCTTCTGGAAAAACGATTGTCGGATTGCCTGCTTTTACCTGGTCTTTCATGCTTGTAAAAAGATCACTCATTATTTTCACCTCATTGTTTTTAATATCCAACTCCTACGATAACTCTTTTTCCCACAAAACGAAAATAAATCCCTGATTGTAAGCTCTTTCATATAAAAGTTCTATTTTTCAGACGAATTCAAAGAGACTCTTAGTGGCTTTCATTGTTGATACTCTTCTAACTATAAGCTAACGCGATCGTATTTAAACATTGGTACCAATTTTCCATCCTATTTCTGAGTATCTTTTTTCATCTAATCGTCACTCTCAATCGCTTTTAAAGAAGGACAAGTATTGGTATAGTAGGTAGTGGATATAGTGAAACTTCCATCAGAGTGGGCATTGTTTGATCTACTCAGATGGTTAGTTGAACCAATCGGACCTTTAGGGGCAGTTGCTGTATAAACGTAACCTGCCTTATTGGTGTGATAAAAGATAAGGAGTGAATCAGATATGAATCAAGCAGCAGTTACTCTCGATGGCTGGTATTGCCTTCATGACTTCCGTACTATGAACTGGACAGCATGGAAACAGCTTTCAAGTGAAGAACGTGATCTTGCGATGAATGAATTTCTAACGTTCCTTGAAAAATGGGAAGTCACAGCAGGCCATAAACAAGGAAGTCATACGCTTTATTCCATCATTGGTCAAAAAGCGGACTTTATGTTGATGCTCCTCCGCCCAACTATGGAAGAGTTAAATGAAATTGAAAATGCTTTTAACAAAACGACATTAGCTGAATATACGGTGAAAGAATACTCATACGTATCTGTCGTTGAGCTTAGTAACTATATGGCTGGAAAAGATAGCGACCCTGATAATGATCCGCGCATTCAGGCCCGTTTGAAGCCAGAATTAGCAGAAGCTCCTTACGTTTGCTTCTATCCAATGAACAAAAAGCGCGAAGGAAACGACAACTGGTACATGCTTTCAATGGACGAGCGTCGTGAAATGATGCGTAGTCACGGACTTATTGGACGTAGCTATGCTGGCAAAGTGAAGCAGATCATCACGGGCTCTGTTGGCTTTGACGACTGGGAATGGGGCGTTACCCTCTTCGCAGACGACGTGCTTCAGTTTAAAAAGCTTGTCTATGAAATGCGCTTCGATGAAGTTAGTGCCCGTTATGGAGAATTTGGTAGCTTCTACGTTGGAACTCACCTTCCAAAAGAACGCCTTCCACAATTCTTATACGTATAATCTTGCAAGCTCTTCTAACACTTTTTTGTGTTCAGGAGAGCTTTTTTGTTTATCTGAGCGATTTTCCTCATAGGCATATTCTTTCATTTCGTACATACAATGAGTTACGTAGAGCCATGGCATTATTCTTTCTTATTTGCGTGCCAGAAGCATCAATTTTCTAGCTATTCGCTCTGGTTCTTTAACTCTGGTGGCACCTAGCGGTTTAACCAGTGGAATGAGGGACGCTTTAAGTCACACTGTTTCACCAAGCCTACCGAAAGCAATTTTGTGCGGAAGTGTACGACTATTTGTAAGAGAACGCTTTAAGGAGGGTTATGATGAATAATCAATACTGGAAAACCCCACAGTCACAAAACATGGGCGGCTATGGGCAAATGCCGCAGCAACCGCAAGGCGGCGGGCAAATGGCACAGTATCCTTCAGGCTTCCCTGGTCAAGGACAGCAAGTTCAAGGAGCATCCATGGGGGTAGGCTTTCCTGCACAACTTGCCGTAGAGCAGTCCTACATTGAAAACATCCTGCGCTTGAATTTAGGGAAAATCGCCACCGTTTACATGACGTTCGAAAACAGTGAGAAATGGAACTCGAAAGTGTTCAAAGGGGTGATCGAAGCAGCGGGAAGAGATCATATCATTCTTTCTGATCCCCAAACAGGCAAACGTTATATCTTACTCATGGTTTATTTAGACTATATTACATTTGATGAAGAGCTCGAGTACAACTACCCTCTTCAACAAACAACGCAATATACTCCGCGTTAACGGATATGAAAAAGCTGCCGGGATTCCGGCAGCTTTTTGTTTTGGCCAATATATTGTGAGTTTGGCCAATATCCTGAGATATTTGCCAATAAACCGCAACCATCCGCCAACTTTCGACATATAGCGGGCGGTGACAGGCACCCGCGAACTTGTACACTCACGCTAAGCCTTAAATGCCGCAACCACAACCAAAATCCACGCTGTAATAAACGCGACGCCACCAAGCGGCGTGATCGCGCCAAGAATTTTGATTCCGCTAAGGCTAAGTACATACAAGCTTCCGGAAAACAGCACGATTCCAGCAAACATCAGCCAACCGGCCCATTGCATCAATCCTGCAGATTGGAGCTTATCCGCCGCAATGGCCACTCCAACTAAACCAAGCGCATGGTACATGTGATATTGAACACCTGTTTTGAACGTTTCTAGCATTTTCTCTGATAGTCGTCCTTCTAATCCATGTGCGCCAAATGCGCCAAGGCCTACCGCAAGCGCCGCATTAATCGCACCAATAATTAAAAATAGCTTCATCTCATTATCCGCTCCTTCGTCCGAATCTTCTCTCCCATCATAGCGGAAAGCGCTTGAGTGAAGCAACGAATTCTGAAATTGTTCATACACCTTTCGAATCTTGCCACTTACCTGTCTGCATACTTCGGTGCACCATTTGCACACTTTCTTTAAAAACAAACCATCCGCCTAACGGAAAGAGTAACAGCCCCACCCATCCAGGGAATGAAAAACCTGTTACCAAACAGAGCAAGAGAAAACTTGGCATCGACACAAGCATTAACGCTTGTTTCCCTGCTTGCTTACGTAGTGACGTATCCCACTGGAATAACTGAGCAAAGCTACCTTCCGAGAACTCATGCCAGTCAGCTCTCGATAGCCCGATCAACGCATAGAGTGCAAACAAAAGCACCACCACTTTCACAACTAGCGGCAACAAAAGGATCGCTGCCGTTCCCCAACCGATCACTTGTAGGTAATATTGTATTTTTCCAATCGAGCGAAGCAACCATTTCGTATAAAGATCGATCATCCTTGTCTGTGGAAAATGTGTCTTACGTATTCGCTTGGATCCTCGAAAAAGAAAAGGCTGTTTTCGAACAATCAGAGTAGCCGGGGCTACCCCAACGTTTCCCATCAAAAATTTCGTTATACTCTGCTTATGTCCCCGCTCGATGACCGCATCGTGAAAAAAGGTTCCCCTTATCTTCACACGCGCCCATAGCTGAACAAACAACAGAAGAAGCAAACTCCCGCTCCCGGCAAAAACCGCCCATTCGTACTGCCAACCGACCTGGCTCACTACAAGCAGGATTACAATGGAAAGCAGGTTCACAAATCCAACCGGGATCCATTTCACCCAAATAGAAGGCACGAACAGATCAATAAAATACCGACTCGTTTTCACATTCCAACTTACTAAAAGCAGAAATAGCCCCGTAACTGCAATTCTCTCCAAACTCCAGCCCCATCCTGTCATAAGTAGCGGCAGAGCAACACCAATTCCAAGAGACGAAACGAGCATTCCTTTCAAAAGCGAATGCGCCATTCCCCACTTCTTCAGTCCTTTACTAAGGACTGCGTTTTGCATCAAATACACCTGATCCGCTTCTTCTGTATACATCCGTAATGACCAGGTCGTTGCGATTAAAAACAGTGGGAAGACAGCAGACTGCTCAGGAATGACTGTGAGCCAGTCAGGTGCCACCAGCCACCAGGAGCGATAATAAGCCACACCGATCACGAGCGCCGGAATCAGAATATAGAGCCAAACCGTCCAATCAAGCGCAGCTTTTAGATCACGAATTTTATAACGACGATCGTCCCTTACTCGCTTTCGTAACAGTTGAAAGGATGTCATATTCGTTGCTCCATTAACATATCAACACAATCAAGAAGCGAACTGTCGATCTCTAAACCAGACTGCTCACGCATTTCCTGAAGCGACCCTTTTGCAAGAAGCGTTCCGTTCGACAATAAAACAAAGCGATTACATACCCGCTCCGCCGTATCTAACACGTGCGTACACATTAAGATTGCCGCACCTCGCGCTCGTTCTTTTTCAATCATCTTTAAAAAATCCTTAGTCGCGCGCGGATCCAGTCCTAGAAACGGTTCATCAATAATATAGACGTCAGGTTGCAGCATAAAAGCGGTAATCAGCATCACCTTTTGTCTCATTCCTTTTGAAAAGCTTGATGGAAGATGATGAATCACATGCTGAAGTTGAAAGTAACGGATCAAGTTCTGTGCACGCTCCTGCCAATCCTCATCAGCTAGTGATGTAGCCGCTGCCGCAAGCTCTAAATGCTCCCAAAGCGTTAAGCTATCATAGAAAACAGGCTGCTCTGGCACGTAAGCATAGCGCGTCCCATTCTCAAACGTGACGGTTCCTTTCCATTCTTTCAATAATCCTAGAATCGTTTTAATCGTTGTACTTTTCCCCGCTCCGTTTGACCCTAGTAACCCAAGAAGCTCACCGCTCTTTACTTCGAATGCAATCTCTCGTATTTTACTCTCTCTTTTTTCGTAACCTGCTTCCTCAATCGCAACTTTCAACATCACCTTCACCTCTATCCTTTTATACGAGATAAAATGGGTAAAAGTTTCCTATTTCTTCCCTTTTTGAGCTTCAATAAACTGTTCAAAGTTCGGCACATCCTCCACACTGTATTTTTCAACAGCTTCCATAACCTTTATCACTAATTCCTGCCGTAAATCATCCCTATTTTGAGGGGGAGTTTGTCTGAGCTCTGCTTCGATTTTTTTCTCAAATTGATTGAGGATCGCACTCAGTCCCTCTTTGTCTTCATTCTTAGCCTGCTGTAAAAGCGTATATAGTCTTTTTTCCATAGTCATCCCTTCTTGTTTGTTTCCTTATCCTCCACTGCATTCGTGAG from Bacillus sp. Cs-700 encodes the following:
- a CDS encoding HD domain-containing protein, whose translation is MLERLNEEKVFKDPVHRYIHVRYRLIWDLIGTKEFQRLRRVRQLGTTYLTFHGAEHSRFSHSLGVYEIVRRINEIFSQYEGWDEKNRLLSMCAALLHDVGHGPFSHSFEKVFNLDHEDFTRMVILGDTEINKVLRRVSDDFPLQVADVIAKTHDNKLVVSLISSQIDADRMDYLLRDAYFTGVSYGQFDIERILRVMRPGDDQIVIKQSGMHAVEDYIMSRYQMYWQIYFHPVTRSAEVILSKILHRAKALFEQGYHFQHDPIHFYSLFKEDISLEDFLKLDDSVVMFYFQIWQEENDHILSDLCERFMNRRLFKYIEFNPMQQMNAWRELHDSFHEAGIDPDYYLVVDSSSDLPYDFYRPGEEEERLPIHLIKPGGDLRELSRESDVVEAISGKKRTDHKLYFPADFILEGNTDATRRIKSLLQID
- the gerQ gene encoding spore coat protein GerQ gives rise to the protein MNNQYWKTPQSQNMGGYGQMPQQPQGGGQMAQYPSGFPGQGQQVQGASMGVGFPAQLAVEQSYIENILRLNLGKIATVYMTFENSEKWNSKVFKGVIEAAGRDHIILSDPQTGKRYILLMVYLDYITFDEELEYNYPLQQTTQYTPR
- the hemQ gene encoding hydrogen peroxide-dependent heme synthase; amino-acid sequence: MNQAAVTLDGWYCLHDFRTMNWTAWKQLSSEERDLAMNEFLTFLEKWEVTAGHKQGSHTLYSIIGQKADFMLMLLRPTMEELNEIENAFNKTTLAEYTVKEYSYVSVVELSNYMAGKDSDPDNDPRIQARLKPELAEAPYVCFYPMNKKREGNDNWYMLSMDERREMMRSHGLIGRSYAGKVKQIITGSVGFDDWEWGVTLFADDVLQFKKLVYEMRFDEVSARYGEFGSFYVGTHLPKERLPQFLYV
- a CDS encoding DUF423 domain-containing protein, translated to MKLFLIIGAINAALAVGLGAFGAHGLEGRLSEKMLETFKTGVQYHMYHALGLVGVAIAADKLQSAGLMQWAGWLMFAGIVLFSGSLYVLSLSGIKILGAITPLGGVAFITAWILVVVAAFKA
- a CDS encoding dicarboxylate/amino acid:cation symporter, whose product is MKLTVKIIAGLVLGILVGVIFNLFAPDAFGPVDQYLFGPVGQIFLNLIKMLVVPIVFFSIVVGTAGISDPKKLGRMGGKTVAFFLVTTTIAISIAMALAYLIKPGVEGSFSGNSDFKAEEAPPVLDTIINIIPTNPIQAMVEGNMLQIIAFAIFVGFALAILGERTKALRDLFEQGNDVMMYLVKIIMETAPYGAFALIASAVGGQGKEALQSMGMYFLVVLGALLIHFLFTYGSAIYFLCKENPIKFYKAFAPAMAVAFSTSSSSGTLPVSMKTAQENLKVPKQISSFVQPLGATINMDGTAIMQGVATIFIAQITGVDLTFTQLIIVVVTATLASIGTAGVPGVGLIMLAMVLKQVGLPVEPIGLILAVDRLLDMTRTAVNITGDAACAMYIAKSEEKREGKKVETVL
- a CDS encoding biotin/lipoate A/B protein ligase family protein, yielding MGNNDSILYQPKWRIIDQSTLGPSFDALQSFAMDDTLCSSAGSGESPPILRSWVHHNTIVLGIQDTRLPYFEEAVHYLKSQGYRVIVRNSGGLAVVLDAGVLNLSLVLAEKQQQIDIDTGYGAMVDFVQEMLAPYNVTIEDREIVGSYCPGRYDLSINGKKFAGISQRRLRGGVAVQVYLCVDGSGAERASVIQEFYKRGVNGEATKFTYPEIVPETMASLTELIGEELTVSDMMMKTLKTLKTYAGSMTTAHLSISELSLYDYNYQRVFTRNEKALG
- a CDS encoding helix-turn-helix domain-containing protein, with translation MEKRLYTLLQQAKNEDKEGLSAILNQFEKKIEAELRQTPPQNRDDLRQELVIKVMEAVEKYSVEDVPNFEQFIEAQKGKK
- a CDS encoding YwgA family protein, whose translation is MLEDHAKVIAVLKEAGEVIGRKKLQKIIYICKKLQFPFNEKYQFHFYGPYSEELTLRVEELCNLGLVTEVKESKGNYYQYKYVVTEEGDEFLGHYDFELPELRQCISEINSQSSRFLELVSTILFFDRLTKEEVVEKVHTIKRKQNYSEDEIEQAYAFMEKLGC
- a CDS encoding ABC transporter ATP-binding protein, giving the protein MLKVAIEEAGYEKRESKIREIAFEVKSGELLGLLGSNGAGKSTTIKTILGLLKEWKGTVTFENGTRYAYVPEQPVFYDSLTLWEHLELAAAATSLADEDWQERAQNLIRYFQLQHVIHHLPSSFSKGMRQKVMLITAFMLQPDVYIIDEPFLGLDPRATKDFLKMIEKERARGAAILMCTHVLDTAERVCNRFVLLSNGTLLAKGSLQEMREQSGLEIDSSLLDCVDMLMEQRI
- a CDS encoding ABC transporter permease; its protein translation is MTSFQLLRKRVRDDRRYKIRDLKAALDWTVWLYILIPALVIGVAYYRSWWLVAPDWLTVIPEQSAVFPLFLIATTWSLRMYTEEADQVYLMQNAVLSKGLKKWGMAHSLLKGMLVSSLGIGVALPLLMTGWGWSLERIAVTGLFLLLVSWNVKTSRYFIDLFVPSIWVKWIPVGFVNLLSIVILLVVSQVGWQYEWAVFAGSGSLLLLLFVQLWARVKIRGTFFHDAVIERGHKQSITKFLMGNVGVAPATLIVRKQPFLFRGSKRIRKTHFPQTRMIDLYTKWLLRSIGKIQYYLQVIGWGTAAILLLPLVVKVVVLLFALYALIGLSRADWHEFSEGSFAQLFQWDTSLRKQAGKQALMLVSMPSFLLLCLVTGFSFPGWVGLLLFPLGGWFVFKESVQMVHRSMQTGKWQDSKGV
- the pta gene encoding phosphate acetyltransferase; amino-acid sequence: MSDLFTSMKDQVKAGNPTIVFPEGTDERVLVAANRLAEDGILKPIVIGGENAIQDKATSLNLTLHSDLTVMDPATYSEMDALVESFVERRKGKATAEQAQEILLNVNYFGTMLVHTGKADGLVSGAAHSTGDTVRPALQIIKTKEGVKKTSGAFVMVKGDEKYVFADCAINISPDSNDLAEIGVSSAETAKMFGIEPKVAMLSFSTKGSAKSPETEKVEEATRLAKEMAPELIIDGEFQFDAAFVPEVAQKKAPESPLKGKANVFVFPSLEAGNIGYKMVQRLGGYEAVGPVLQGLNKPVNDLSRGCSEEDVYKLALITAMQSL